In Primulina huaijiensis isolate GDHJ02 chromosome 16, ASM1229523v2, whole genome shotgun sequence, a single genomic region encodes these proteins:
- the LOC140961177 gene encoding F-box/FBD/LRR-repeat protein At1g13570-like encodes MSNMKQREPPDVPSNVKTNVEKIGHLPGHIIDKILSYLSLRDAVRTSVLSTKWRYKWVTLPCLVFDNQSVLVSTQDQTLIKNKLVSIVDHVLLLHNGPIHKFKLSHRDLQGVSDIDKWILFLSRGSVKEFILEIWKGNRYKLPSSVYSCQKLVHLELFNCLLMPPSSFVGFKSLKSLDLQHITMEQSAFEYMISSCPLLERLTLMNFDGFALLNIHAPNLLFFDIGGIFEDVSFQDTFRLAIVSIGLYVNAESDRNLAFGSTGNLIKFFACLPHIQRLEVQSYFLKYLAAGTIPAKLPKPCADLSFLSIRINFNDMEENLAALCLLRSSPHLLELEMLARAEELQANVRTISNMPENFESFTVNQLKFIKIVGISGIKQELSFINFLLANSPVLERMTVKPASIDVGWNLLKELLRLRRASAHAEIIYLDP; translated from the exons ATGAGCAATATG AAGCAAAGAGAACCACCGGATGTACCCAGCAATGTGAAAACAAATGTGGAAAAAATTGGCCACTTACCAGGGCATATTATAGACAAAATTTTGTCATATTTATCCCTAAGGGATGCTGTGCGAACAAGTGTTTTGTCAACGAAATGGAGATACAAATGGGTTACACTTCCATGTCTTGTATTTGATAATCAATCAGTTTTAGTCTCTACCCAAGATCAAACCCTCATTAAAAACAAGCTTGTGAGTATTGTAGACCACGTCCTATTGCTTCACAATGGCCCTATTCATAAATTTAAACTTTCTCATCGAGATCTTCAAGGTGTAAGTGATATTGATAAGTGGATTCTTTTCCTGTCTCGAGGCTCTGTCAAGGAATTTATACTTGAGATATGGAAAGGCAATCGTTACAAGCTCCCTTCTTCCGTATACTCTTGCCAAAAGTTGGTCCATTTGGAACTTTTTAACTGCCTTTTAATGCCTCCATCTTCATTTGTTGGTTTTAAAAGCTTGAAAAGCCTCGATCTTCAGCACATTACCATGGAGCAAAGTGCATTTGAGTACATGATATCCAGCTGCCCTTTACTTGAGCGGCTGACTTTGATGAACTTTGATGGTTTTGCCCTTCTTAATATACATGCTCCAAATCTTCTTTTCTTTGACATCGGAGGCATTTTTGAAGATGTTAGTTTCCAAGACACATTCCGTTTGGCTATTGTCTCTATTGGACTGTATGTTAACGCTGAGAGTGACCGAAACCTAGCTTTTGGCAGCACCGGCAATTTGATCAAGTTTTTTGCTTGTCTACCACATATTCAAAGGCTTGAAGTTCAGAGCTATTTCTTGAAG TATTTGGCTGCCGGAACCATACCAGCAAAGCTTCCGAAACCTTGTGCTGATCTTAGTTTTCTTTCAATACGAATCAATTTCAACGACATGGAAGAGAATCTGGCAGCACTTTGCCTTCTAAGAAGTTCTCCTCATCTTCTGGAGCTTGAGATGTtg GCTCGTGCAGAGGAGCTACAGGCGAATGTAAGAACCATTTCTAATATGCCGGAGAACTTTGAAAGCTTTACAGTTAATCAACTGAAGTTTATTAAGATTGTTGGGATATCTGGGATCAAACAAGAACTGAGTTTCATCAACTTTTTACTGGCAAATTCGCCTGTTCTTGAAAGGATGACTGTCAAGCCTGCCTCAATCGATGTCGGGTGGAATTTACTAAAGGAGTTACTCCGGTTACGACGAGCTTCTGCCCATGCAGAAATCATCTATCTTGATCCATAA